In the genome of SAR324 cluster bacterium, one region contains:
- a CDS encoding phosphoribosyltransferase family protein gives MTAEKQTDLYVSWDEYHKKIEELAIKVYQDGYDFSQIVCIAKGGLRVGDIFARLFDKPLAILSVESYRGDGVKNEQGSMTFSRDLAQTTPNLGSRVILVDDLADSGITLEKSLKWLNHFYGFYLDEVRTAVLWMKGVSQYKPDYYVDYLEDSPWIHQPMEKYETMSVTDLL, from the coding sequence ATGACAGCAGAGAAACAAACTGATCTGTACGTCTCTTGGGACGAATACCACAAAAAGATCGAAGAGTTGGCCATCAAGGTTTATCAAGACGGATATGACTTCAGTCAGATCGTTTGTATTGCAAAGGGTGGATTGCGGGTAGGAGATATTTTTGCACGGTTATTCGACAAACCCCTCGCCATTCTTTCCGTAGAATCATATCGGGGCGATGGTGTGAAGAACGAGCAGGGTTCAATGACATTCTCCAGAGATCTCGCTCAAACCACCCCAAACCTTGGAAGCAGGGTGATCCTTGTGGATGATCTGGCAGACTCAGGCATCACTCTGGAAAAAAGCCTGAAGTGGTTGAATCATTTCTACGGATTCTATCTAGACGAAGTCCGCACCGCCGTGCTCTGGATGAAAGGGGTCTCACAGTACAAGCCAGACTATTACGTAGACTATCTTGAGGACTCTCCCTGGATTCATCAACCGATGGAAAAGTATGAGACGATGAGCGTGACGGATTTGCTTTAA
- a CDS encoding ABC transporter ATP-binding protein, which produces MFSWFEDRLNPFPNEEPTQPPQGLVAFCWHYAKPAGPWLFLMSAVTALISIGEVYLFGFLGNIVDWLAASGQEGFLEREGGKLIWMGVVLLIGLPTIVLLQSLLIHQTLLGNFPMIARWQMHRYLLQQSMGFFANEFAGRVATKVMQTSLSIRESVMKLLDVFVYVSVYFISMMVLVASADWVLALPLLLWVIVYTTLIRYFVPRLKKVSSDQADARSLMTGRVVDSYTNITTVKLFSHAGREATYARESMEGFLGTVHQQMRLVTQFQFVVYFNNAFLVFAVSALAIWLWLGSAVSVGSIAISIALCLRINGMSQWIMWEVSGLFENIGVVHDGMTMMVKPHEVVDQPKAQPLDVPRGQIEFEHIGFHYGKASGVIDNFSLKITSGEKIGLVGRSGAGKTTLMNLLLRFYDLERGRILIDEQDIVQMTQESLRSRIGVVTQDTSLLHRSIRENIAYSAPEATDEQVIEAAHKANAWDFIQELEDSGGRKGLDAHVGERGVKLSGGQRQRIAIARVFLKDAPILVLDEATSALDSEVEAAIQENLFQLMEGKTVIAIAHRLSTIAQLDRLVVIDTGNLIESGSHDELVQNSRIYADLWARQSGGFLAPEEYEEKTQAA; this is translated from the coding sequence TCAGCCACCCCAAGGACTAGTGGCCTTCTGTTGGCACTACGCCAAGCCTGCAGGCCCCTGGTTATTCCTAATGTCGGCTGTCACTGCACTAATTTCCATTGGAGAGGTCTACCTGTTTGGATTTCTGGGCAACATCGTGGATTGGCTAGCGGCAAGTGGACAGGAAGGATTTCTGGAACGTGAGGGAGGCAAGTTGATCTGGATGGGAGTCGTTCTACTAATCGGTCTACCAACAATCGTCCTATTACAATCTCTGCTGATTCACCAGACGTTGCTCGGTAATTTCCCGATGATCGCCCGTTGGCAGATGCATCGCTACCTACTCCAGCAAAGCATGGGCTTCTTCGCTAATGAATTCGCTGGCCGAGTAGCCACTAAGGTAATGCAGACCTCGCTCTCCATTCGTGAAAGCGTGATGAAGCTGCTCGACGTCTTTGTCTACGTGAGTGTCTACTTCATTTCAATGATGGTACTGGTCGCTTCAGCAGACTGGGTACTGGCGTTACCGCTGCTGCTGTGGGTAATTGTTTACACCACACTCATTCGCTACTTCGTACCTAGGCTCAAGAAAGTCTCCAGTGACCAAGCAGACGCTCGTTCGTTAATGACCGGACGAGTTGTTGATAGCTACACAAACATCACCACGGTCAAGCTGTTCTCCCATGCAGGCAGGGAAGCCACTTATGCCAGAGAGAGCATGGAAGGTTTTCTGGGAACCGTGCATCAGCAGATGCGACTGGTGACCCAGTTTCAGTTTGTAGTTTACTTCAACAACGCCTTCCTGGTGTTTGCTGTATCTGCTCTAGCTATTTGGCTCTGGCTTGGATCTGCGGTGTCCGTTGGTTCAATTGCCATTTCGATTGCGCTGTGCCTGCGTATCAATGGGATGTCACAATGGATCATGTGGGAGGTCTCTGGCCTATTTGAAAACATCGGGGTCGTGCATGACGGCATGACGATGATGGTCAAGCCTCATGAAGTCGTAGATCAGCCGAAGGCCCAACCACTCGATGTGCCACGAGGGCAGATTGAGTTCGAACATATCGGCTTTCACTATGGAAAGGCCAGTGGCGTAATTGATAACTTCTCTCTGAAAATCACCTCCGGTGAAAAAATTGGTCTGGTAGGGCGCTCCGGAGCCGGTAAGACTACGCTGATGAACCTACTCCTGCGCTTCTATGACCTGGAACGAGGACGGATTTTGATTGATGAACAAGACATCGTCCAAATGACGCAAGAAAGTCTACGTAGCCGCATTGGTGTGGTCACTCAGGACACTTCGCTGCTGCACCGCTCCATTCGCGAAAACATCGCCTACTCAGCTCCCGAAGCAACTGATGAGCAAGTGATTGAAGCTGCTCACAAGGCCAATGCCTGGGACTTTATTCAAGAGCTGGAAGATTCAGGAGGTCGGAAAGGTCTGGATGCCCATGTCGGTGAGAGAGGCGTGAAGCTCTCTGGGGGACAGCGTCAACGGATTGCGATCGCTCGAGTCTTTCTAAAAGATGCTCCAATTCTTGTACTGGATGAAGCAACCTCTGCGCTGGATTCAGAAGTAGAGGCTGCCATCCAGGAAAACTTATTTCAATTGATGGAGGGCAAAACCGTGATTGCCATCGCGCATCGACTCTCCACGATCGCCCAGCTGGACCGTTTGGTTGTGATTGATACAGGCAACCTGATCGAGTCTGGTAGCCACGACGAGCTGGTCCAGAATTCCCGTATCTACGCCGATCTTTGGGCTCGCCAATCTGGTGGGTTTCTAGCTCCGGAAGAATACGAAGAGAAAACCCAGGCAGCTTGA